The Mauremys reevesii isolate NIE-2019 linkage group 1, ASM1616193v1, whole genome shotgun sequence genome segment CTGAGTACTATCAAATACATTCTCCTTTAAAACTCTTGAAGGGAAAACAAGCCATTCACAAGGACAATGATACTGTAGTGAATCTGTAGGTTAAGGTTCactcttattatttgtattaacgTAGTGCCCAAGGTGGAGGGCTGATTGTACAAGGTGTTGCAGACACATAAAATAGAATACAGCGCCTGTCCTAAATAGCTTACAGCCTAAgacactgatcctgcaaacacttaagcatgttctTACCATTAGGTTTCTGAGCAATTCATTACTTTTAACAGCATTTTATGGTCCCCCAGTGGTTTTTTGaccattttctattttaaaaaataaattgagaCTTAGGATCAATATTCCCAAGGCCTTTTTTCTAACAGAAAGAAACTTGAAAGCAGATTTGGGCCATTGAAAGGTCAGCCAGGCTTCTGGGGGAATGAAAGTAGGGAGAAAGAGAATAAATAGTCCAGGAGAGTGGGgttaggaaaaaaatattaaatagagcAGAGAAAAAGCATTGAACTTATTCATACCATATTTGCATATCATAGGAACTATTTTTCATAGTGAAAGAATATGCTTCAATTGGTCTTCCAACCTCAAGCCCCACAAAATTGTATATTTTCTAAAAAAAGTCCCTTTCTGCACAGCACTTGTGCAACATTAAGGCTACTGTAGTCTCTTCTAGGTgcctcctgttcccccttcccttGCATGCCCCGGAAAGGCACATTTGAGTCCATACTGTAGTTATGAGGCCTTGTCATGAGTTACTTGCACCCTAAGACCTGGATCCTAAAAAGATTTAAGTGCATACCTCATAGGTAAGCTGGATGTGCACAATACAAGTAATGTATGACTTAGATTTCTAATATTGGCTTTAAGCTTATCAAAGGTAGTCACAACACAAGTCAAAGCACTTTCAGTATGTGGCACCTAATTCTTCTTCAGCGTACACTAGTATAAAGGTGGAGAAACTCAACCGAGGtaaatgcagttataccagtctTAAGCTGGAGTAAATGAGCGACGAGTCAGGCCCGGTATTCCTTAAAGACAGTACAAAAAAGAGTTCTACTTTTACTTTTCCAATAGGGCCTTGCAAAGTCTAACAGAGGCcttagatcaggcctgcacaacatacggcccgcagccacagggagcccagagccctttaaatctcagccgcggccgggagtcagagagctctgggctgcccgcagccgcggggagctcagagccctttaaattccagctgcggcggggaatcaaagggctctgggctgcccgcagcggagagcagcccagagccctttgaatcctggcccgcggctgctgattgccccctccacggacccctgccctaactgccccccagaacccccaccccctatctaacaccactggtccttgtcccctgatacccctctcccaggaccccaccccctatctaaatgccgctgctccttgtcccccgattgccccctcccaagacccctgcccctaactgccccttgggaccccagcccctatcgaAGCCTCccctctccttgtccccaactgccccctcctgagatccccccaaTGTCCCCTCATGACCTCaccctctacctgtcccctgatgaacccctgagactcccatgcctcaccccctgcctgtcccctgactgcccccccgaacctccgccccatccaacccctcctgctccctgtcccttgactgccccctggaactccctaccccttctccaaaccccagcccccttaccgtgccactcagaccagcgtgtctggctccatgcagctccagacatgttgctgccatgctcccccgcagagcccacagcccccctccctcagcacctgccttccagatttgaacacctcaaaattcaggagtgctcaagctcagtttgggcagctgttacttcatttctcccaaatcaaatatactgatccactgtaacttgctgtagaaaaagcaggataaaattgagcaagaaatgcttattagcactggaattgatattttcaacagccattgcctttttgtttgtttaaaaggaagacagtgatattgcattggcaaattccccatagaaagaaagagtggaacaaaagaataatacaggcacctcaacttttcctcatttatggaggacagtcttataatatggatccagatatcctccaatcacacaagctgaaaattgttccactttactgcagctctgtaaccatatgggaaccaatccagtctgtgttttgtgcacatccaaaattcctgctgaatgacccaccctgggagcgagttaccagtgacccagggctggggtggcaggaggtgggggggcactggtggaggggagcccagggctggggcagcagcagggtggagggagggcactggtggggaggaaagggggaagcccagcactggggcggcagggggtgtgtgtgggtggtgggagagcccaggactggggcagcaggggggtacagaggggagcccagggctgggacggggggcagccacatttttttttgcttggggcagcaaaaaacctagagctggccctgctgggttcccccagccgccggagacccgggccctttaatttgcccctgagggctcccagccacctcttcagctgggagcccctggttgatttaaaatgaagtatcacctccccacccccaaccttcctttttggcccacagctgttttggtggggcagcgctggggaaggagggtttgtttccgcagggctgggcggccttggggtggggtgtttctgcagggccgggaggtttcggcccttagctgttttctttggaggaatgtggccctcgtcgctttacgagttgtgcaggcctgccttaGATATTACTTTACATTCTCTCTCTAGCGGTCAGATTCAGATAACCTTTCTTTCATTATGCAAGTCTATTTGGCACTGCACCAATGTGCAAAATGGAAATAACTTCTTGCCTGAAATTATTTGAATCAATCAAGTCAAAAGAATAAAGTCTCCTTAAAtatagggcaagtctacactagagACTTAATATACTCACCTCCGTGAGAGGCGGAAGTTATGTCAGTGGGAAAgcatctcctgttgacatagcaccagtgtggacagtgcttaagtcgatgtaacttacgtcacttggggtgtgtgtgtctttttcaaTAGGTTAAATTatgcggtagtgtagaccagcccatagtgTTTGGCACTGTAGCTTAGAGTCTGATAACTATGAGGACATTGTTGATTGAAAAAGTGGTAGAAACAAAAGGAGAATgtagagggttgtgtgtgtgttgtgtgtgtgtgtgtgtgtgtttgtttttttactgtgcATGAGAAATGTACCTTCTCTGAGAAGAATACAGAATATATGTCTTAGTTTGAATATGGttggctggattctgatctcagttacatcaaTTTAAATACAAAGTAATTCCTTGGGATGCAATGGAGCTCCCCTGGATTTGTGCTGGTAAATAGGATCAGAACCTTGCCAGCTTCATTTATGTGCCCATCACTGCAAACCAACAGCAAATAAATGCAAGAAATGGGCACAAATGTTTCTTTGAGTGGAAATTATAGGCTGACGAACAGTACCACTGCCAAGCATTATGACCTGATTTagttcccattgacatcaatggtaaGACTTCTATTGACTTTAGGGGAaataggattgggccctaaattatTATAGTAAAGAATAATATTGTACAAATATTGTTGGGTAAATTCAATTACAGATGGCAGGGCAGGTCCTAAAATATTGTGCTTGTCATGATAGATCTAAATAGCTAATTATATGATAGACCAGAAACTCTTGTGGATCGTATTAGGATCTATCATGGTTTTAATCTTACTGTCTATTGGCCAAGTGCTGTACTGACATCATCTCGGGGCCCTCCCAGCTGGCTTTTCCGGCCCCTCCTGCGCTGCAGCCGGATGTTCATTTCCCGCCTGTGTTCCTGGGCAGCGGCTCTCAGCCGCTCAGCTGCCATGTCGGCATAGATGGCCTGGGAGTGTATGACGCAGGGCGGCAGGATGAAGGAGCCCAGGACCTTCTGTGCCAGGTGGATGTCCAGCCGGTGTGCTGCGGCTCGCGGAGAAGCAAGATGCACCCGTGCCAGCGTGGGCCCCTTGGGCGCTGGGCGAGAGGCTGCGCGAGAGCTTTCTCCCTCAGACCAGTCAGAGGCCCTGGACTCGCTGCCCTCCGGAGACGACTGAGAGGAGGCAGGCGGTTCATATTTTGCCACACTGGGAGTGTCCTGCCCCTGCCATCCGGGCTCAGCATGCAGAGGGGTTGGAGCTGCCGCATCTCCTAGGAGAGCTGCTGACCCCCTTGCATGGATACGCTGTGTCTGCCACCCAGGAGAGCTGGCCCCCAGAGAGCGGGCGCCGTCCCACCCCTTGATCTTGCAGCAAGGGCAGTCCAAGCATGTGCAATGGCCCATTTCCAGGTGGCCCACGATTTCCAGAGACAGAGGCTGCTTCCCCCCTGGGCCATGGTGGCTGCGGCTCCGGGCTATTCTCCTGAAGCTGGATTCCAGCTCCCGCGAGATCCTCTTCTCATTCCAAACAGCTGTCTCCACAGACGAGCTCCGGGAGCGCCTGCCGGTCCCCGCCATCCATGGAGCTCCTTCGCCATCGTGGGTCCTCCACTGCCCAGGAATTTCCTCAGAGTTCTGCTCTCTCTGCTGTGGGTAAGACTCATGGGCCACCCGGCGTAAGGTCCGTCTCTGGGACTCCTGGGCCCTGTGGGAAATTCTCAGCACCTTCTTCCTGGGAAAGTCCAGGGTGGATGTCAGCTCTGCCTTGTCCTCCAGGAAGCggcgtggggagctggggggccctTCCCCATTGCTAGTCTGGGAGGTCTCCtggcttctcctgctgctgctccccagggtGTGTTGGGACACTGCCTCAGAGCAGCTGGCTTTGCCCTCCTTTACCCCCATTTCAAGCCAGTGCTGGGACCGGTGGGTGAGGGGCTCCCCggggcctggctggagctcttccaATTGACCCGTGCAGAGGGCTGTAGGACCTTGGGGGGGTGTAGGGGAgacatggagcaggggctgggtttggcctctgggctctgctcctggttgGGCAGGCGGCAGGAACATCTGTAGGGACTCCAGGATCCTCTTGGGCAGGCCCCATCTCCGCTCCAGGGCCAGTTTCCTGACGTGTGACTCCAGGTGCTCCCTGGTTTCTGTGTGCAGGAAGAGCAGGCTGCCCGTGGTGAAGCTCTcgctggctggggcctgggcccgcCTCGGGGGTCCCCTCCCAGGCGGTGGGGGTGTGAACGCGCCCAGGGATCTCAGCACCACCCGAGGTAAGCCCCACTCGTGCTGGAGCTTCTTTCTCAGGATGTGGCTCTCCAGATGGTCCCTGGCCTCGGCTGTGACCAGAGGCGGCCCCGTGACCAGAGGCGGCTCCTTGTAGCCGTTCCTCTCCGGCTCCTCAGCCCCAATGCATCCAGCCAGGCCCATCTGAATCCGGGCCCTCCCTGCTGCACTCCCCAGCGGCACAGCCGGAGCTTTCGGCATCATCCTCCGCAGAGACGCCGCCTGCAGCGTGGGCAGCCCCCAGAAATGCACCAGCTGCTTGTGTCTCACGTTCATGTCTAGTGTATTCACAGCCGTGggtggcaggcagagcagggagccggccctgggcttgGGGGGCTTCTGGCCTGCACAGATCAGCCTGGGGAGGCGGATCCTCTCCCCGTCCCTGGCCACTCTCTGGGATCTCTTCACCAGGGCCGGCCTCACCCCGAGCCTGATCTCTAGGCACTTCCTCGCGAGGTGCCGCTGGAGCTCGTCCCTCCACTCGGCAGCAAGGCCATGGGTTCTGCTGTCTCCTGCCAAGCGGCTGCCTGCGGGGACGTCTGGCTGGCTGGGCCTCAGCCGGCTTTGCCCGACGCTCCTTTCTCCACCGGCCCCAGGAAGCTGCGGGCCAGTTGGTGGGGCAAAAGCAGCAAACAGCCGCAAGGACTCCTGCATCCTCCGGGGAAGGCCCCACCTCCGCTGCAGCGTCATCTTCCGGAGGTGACGCTCCAGGTGGCCTCTCGTGTCCCCATCCATGAGCGAAGTCTCCTGCCCCAGGACAAGGATGTGCAGCTCGGCGCGTTGGCGGGCTGCGGTCGGCCCCGGCAGCGGGGGCTCTGGCACAAAGGCTCTGAGCGACCGTTCAATGAGTGCGGGGAAGCCCCATtcgtgctgcagcctcttcttccTGACGTGCAGCTCGAGGGCCTGTCTGGCCTCTGGGCCCAGGAACAGAGCCTCCCGTGCCCAGAACTCGACTTCAGCCTCACGGGGTGGAACCGGCCCAGGGGGTGCCCTGGGGACCATCCTGCTGAGGGACTGGGTGTAGAGAgtgcccaggccccacagggccaTGAGatgtttgtgctgcacattcagCTCTAGGTGGCAGACGTCCTCTGAGTGCAcgaagggcagcagggggctcctggctttcggggccctgtccccagcagggatcagcttggggaggggcagccGGGACACGAGATGCAGCCTTTGCCAAGAGCGTCTCACTGCAGTGGGGACGGCCCCCAGCCGGGTCTCCACACATTTCTTTGCTACGTGGATCTGCAGCCACTTCTGAGCGTCACGTCCCAGGCTGAGCCGCGGGTGGGGAGCAGCGACCACTCTCCTGGCTTTCCCCACGCCCCACTCCAGGTGCACGGCGCTCTTGTGCCAGGGCAGCAGGAAAGGCCCCTCTGCATCCCTTTCCGTGGGTCCGTGGGGCCTAAGCTCCGCGTGCGCTGAGGCAGGTTGAAGCAGCCGCACCGACTCCTGGATcctcctgggcagcccccagCGCCGGTGCATGAGTCTCTTGcggaggctgagctccagctcTCGTCTGCTGCCCTCACTGAGGAAGGACAGCTCAGGCTGGAGAACGGCCACGTCACTGTCGGCCGGCggaggggccttgggctggccggggcgggggggagccgcCATCAGGCCCCGCATGGATTTCTGGATGATCAGAGGCAGCCCCCACtcgtgctgcagcctcttcttcctcacgtgcagctccagctcctcccGGGCTCCCGGTGGGAGGAAGGGCAGCTCCTGCTCCGTGAACTTGGTCCCAGCTGCGCGGGAGCTGGAGGGCGGTGGGGCGGGCGAGGGGCCTGCGTGGAACAGCTTGGCCAGGGACTGTCGGTAGTGTGGGCAGCCCCCACCTGAAGCTCAGGTGCTTGTGGAGAAGGTTGAGCTCCAGGTGATCCGAGGCTGCCTGCTCCAGGAAGAGCAGCTCCCGGGGCCGCAGCTCCAGGGATCTCTGGCCCGGCCGAATCAGCCGGGGCAAGGGGAGCTTTCCCACCCGGCGGGCAGCTTCCTGTGAGTGTTGGGCCCTGCGGGGGATGAGGCCCAGACGGATCTGTATGTTTTTCCTGGTCACATGTCTCTTCAGCAGCTGGTGGCATGTGTCCCGGCTGAGCTGCTGGCGCCATGCAGTTCCCAGGGGCTCGGCTAAGGAGACAGCCACCGCTGTGGGGCCCACGGGTGCCGCCCTGGAGGGTGATTCTCTTGGAGCCCTTCTCACTGACAGCCCCCTGAGCGGCCGGCTGGCCCTTCTGGCTTGCGTGTCTGGATGTGTCCCTGGAGCTGCGGTCGTGGGGGGCAAGAAGCCCCGCAgggactcctgcaccctcctgggGAGCCCCCACCTCCTCTCGGCCACCTTGCGCCGGATGTGGGCTTCCAGCTCCCTCTTGGTGGCCAGAGGGATGGGAGGGGCCCCGCTGCTGACACGGAGCTCCATGGCTGCCGGCCGGTCGCTCCCCTTTGGCCTGGGGCGCGTGGGCGGGGGTGGCATGAAACACCTCAGCGATCGCCGCACCAGGCCCGGCAGGCCCCATTCgtgctgcagccacttcctcagggCATGCCTCTCCAGCAGCTCCCGGCCCTCGGGGGCCATGAAGGGGGTCTCCAGGGGGCAGAACTCGATGGCcacacccaggggcagcaggggggcaggtgGCACGGGTGGGCAGGGCACCATCTTGGCCAGGGACTCTGCCTacagggtggggagagcccagaggTACTGGATGTGCTTGTGCCTCACGTTgagctccatgctgcctgccttgcagctgagcagggggcagagctggtggcGGGCCAGGGGGGCCTTGCAGCCTGGGGGGATCAGTTTAGGCAGGAGCAGGTCTCTGCGCCCCAGGGCAGCCATTTTCTGAGAGCTCCTCAGCACGGCGGGCAGTGCGCCTAGTCTGATTTCCAAGCCCTTCCTGGCAATGTGCACCTGCAGCTCCCGGGTGTCTCTGTAGCAGTGAGAGCCAGGCGCGGATCTGGATGCTCTGGCGGGGCCCTGGGAGGCCTGGGCTGGGGCTCTAGCTCTGAGGCCGGGCATCTGGGCTGCCCTTGTCACTGGGCCTGGCCCCCTTGGAGCCCATCTCCCAGACGGCAGGGGGCTGAGCCGGGGGTGTGGAGGTGTGGCTGGCATCAGCAGCCTCAGGGACTCCTGGATCCTCTTGGGCAGCCCCCATCTCTTAAGATGCACCATCCTTTGCAGATGCCGCTCCAGCTCTGTCCTGGAGCCGACGCTCAGGAAGGGCAGGGTCTGTGGCATCGTCACCACCATGCCTGCCCCCGAGGGTTTGCTTGCGATGGGTTTCGGTGCTGGGGGCATGAAGATCTTCAAAGCGCTCTGCAGGGtgcagggcagccccagggtgagctgcagcctctttacctggaCGTGCCACTCGAGACTCGCCCTGACGTCGCGCTGGAGGAAGGGAGTCTCCACTTCGGCCAATTCGAGCCTGCCGGCCACACGCAGGGCTCCAGGGCTGACCCGCGCCAGGGGTCTCCCAGCCAGAGACATCGGAGCTTCCCCCGTGGCCCTGGGTGCCGTGCTTTCTTGGTCTCGCTGCCATTTGGCCTTCCGCCCTGACATCCTGGTCCTGCCTGGGGACTTGGCCAGAAACGGCACCCAATCGGGGGGATGCACATGCCTCTGGGGAGCGGCCTGGGggctccttgctctgcctctgCGCAGGAAACTCCCGACCCAGCCATGTTCCGCTTGGCTTGGAGGGAAGGGCTCGTGCTGGGCAGGAGCGGGGCCGGGGTGCTCCTCATGCCTGGGAAGAAATGGCTCGTGCTGGCTTGATCCATTTCTCAGCTCCCAAGCGAGTAGGGGCGGCTCGTGCTGTAGAGAAGAGGAGCTCTGGGCGTGCTCTTGCCCGCGAAGGAGAGTCTCATtccagagagaggagcagaagagaCATTCGTCCTGCTCTGTGGAGGAGCCTTTGGCCTGCTGTGGGCGGGACAGCCTCTCCTCATCCTCCCTCGACGGGCGGCACTCCGTTTTCCGGCTGCCTGCCTGTTGCTcgggaggggagcgggacttGCTGGGTGGGAAGGGGCCCTGCGCCGGTGGGAGGACCTGGTCGCCCATAGATGTCCTAAAGCCGCACCACTGTAGCACATCCAGGCCTCTCCACATGGATCTACCGAGCAGATTCCTCCCTTTGGAGCCGGAGGCGGGAGTGGGAggtgaccctggcccagcagggaCCCACGCACTGGCCCTGTCTGCGTATACCAGCCGCTCGGCTTGCCGGGCCGCCTCGTCGCACAGGGCGCAGTCTGAGTTGTCACACAGCAGCTGGCGGATGGAGCGGCGCCTGGCAGCT includes the following:
- the LOC120403031 gene encoding uncharacterized protein LOC120403031, producing the protein MRHWNKQPLRRDPATAVAGSVVSPRPVRVQTVLPSMFDAGVGIMQSWFCACFDSSWVLYTCILLVLVIWVAMATQHSFSWRSRMALLVSRLRWRGTEDEGEGAKKRQVKQPRDRLCWDPPRRARQAARRRSIRQLLCDNSDCALCDEAARQAERLVYADRASAWVPAGPGSPPTPASGSKGRNLLGRSMWRGLDVLQWCGFRTSMGDQVLPPAQGPFPPSKSRSPPEQQAGSRKTECRPSREDEERLSRPQQAKGSSTEQDECLFCSSLWNETLLRGQEHAQSSSSLQHEPPLLAWELRNGSSQHEPFLPRHEEHPGPAPAQHEPFPPSQAEHGWVGSFLRRGRARSPQAAPQRHVHPPDWVPFLAKSPGRTRMSGRKAKWQRDQESTAPRATGEAPMSLAGRPLARVSPGALRVAGRLELAEVETPFLQRDVRASLEWHVQVKRLQLTLGLPCTLQSALKIFMPPAPKPIASKPSGAGMVVTMPQTLPFLSVGSRTELERHLQRMVHLKRWGLPKRIQESLRLLMPATPPHPRLSPLPSGRWAPRGPGPVTRAAQMPGLRARAPAQASQGPARASRSAPGSHCYRDTRELQVHIARKGLEIRLGALPAVLRSSQKMAALGRRDLLLPKLIPPGCKAPLARHQLCPLLSCKAGSMELNVRHKHIQYLWALPTLRAPGNCMAPAAQPGHMPPAAEETCDQEKHTDPSGPHPPQGPTLTGSCPPGGGCPHYRQSLAKLFHAGPSPAPPPSSSRAAGTKFTEQELPFLPPGAREELELHVRKKRLQHEWGLPLIIQKSMRGLMAAPPRPGQPKAPPPADSDVAVLQPELSFLSEGSRRELELSLRKRLMHRRWGLPRRIQESVRLLQPASAHAELRPHGPTERDAEGPFLLPWHKSAVHLEWGVGKARRVVAAPHPRLSLGRDAQKWLQIHVAKKCVETRLGAVPTAVRRSWQRLHLVSRLPLPKLIPAGDRAPKARSPLLPFVHSEDVCHLELNVQHKHLMALWGLGTLYTQSLSRMVPRAPPGPVPPREAEVEFWAREALFLGPEARQALELHVRKKRLQHEWGFPALIERSLRAFVPEPPLPGPTAARQRAELHILVLGQETSLMDGDTRGHLERHLRKMTLQRRWGLPRRMQESLRLFAAFAPPTGPQLPGAGGERSVGQSRLRPSQPDVPAGSRLAGDSRTHGLAAEWRDELQRHLARKCLEIRLGVRPALVKRSQRVARDGERIRLPRLICAGQKPPKPRAGSLLCLPPTAVNTLDMNVRHKQLVHFWGLPTLQAASLRRMMPKAPAVPLGSAAGRARIQMGLAGCIGAEEPERNGYKEPPLVTGPPLVTAEARDHLESHILRKKLQHEWGLPRVVLRSLGAFTPPPPGRGPPRRAQAPASESFTTGSLLFLHTETREHLESHVRKLALERRWGLPKRILESLQMFLPPAQPGAEPRGQTQPLLHVSPTPPQGPTALCTGQLEELQPGPGEPLTHRSQHWLEMGVKEGKASCSEAVSQHTLGSSSRRSQETSQTSNGEGPPSSPRRFLEDKAELTSTLDFPRKKVLRISHRAQESQRRTLRRVAHESYPQQREQNSEEIPGQWRTHDGEGAPWMAGTGRRSRSSSVETAVWNEKRISRELESSFRRIARSRSHHGPGGKQPLSLEIVGHLEMGHCTCLDCPCCKIKGWDGARSLGASSPGWQTQRIHARGSAALLGDAAAPTPLHAEPGWQGQDTPSVAKYEPPASSQSSPEGSESRASDWSEGESSRAASRPAPKGPTLARVHLASPRAAAHRLDIHLAQKVLGSFILPPCVIHSQAIYADMAAERLRAAAQEHRREMNIRLQRRRGRKSQLGGPRDDVSTALGQ